In one window of Hyla sarda isolate aHylSar1 chromosome 1, aHylSar1.hap1, whole genome shotgun sequence DNA:
- the LOC130297101 gene encoding probable N-acetyltransferase CML5 isoform X2, with protein MQLPQENMYQIRLYKDSDYERVREIFALGLIEHTGKAFHFSLRLPRVWTFLLLTFFLLFYITGSFLMSSLGVVIDIGLLYLIHWGIYWFYVSHSLSDDMLDIQKYYLQRDGYCFWVAESSGEVAGMVAAVPPHQPGGERQVELMRLSVPKKHRGKGIAKALCRTVIDYARRRGCEAVVLETSYPQVDARKMYEKMGFRRTRTAYAPGLITKILAFKILFYQYNLHR; from the exons atgcagctcccacag GAAAACATGTACCAGATCAGGCTCTACAAGGACTCTGACTATGAGAGGGTTCGAGAGATCTTCGCCCTTGGTTTAATAGAACATACCGGAAAAGCTTTCCATTTCTCCCTCCGTCTCCCACGAGTCTGGACATTTCTCCTGTTGACGTTCTTTCTTCTCTTCTATATCACTGGGTCATTCCTGATGTCCTCTCTCGGTGTGGTCATTGATATAGGGCTCTTGTATCTGATCCATTGGGGCATCTACTGGTTCTACGTCTCACACTCTCTATCCGACGACATGTTGGATATTCAGAAATATTATCTCCAGCGGGACGGTTACTGCTTTTGGGTGGCAGAGTCATCAGGAGAGGTGGCAGGGATGGTAGCTGCTGTCCCACCACATCAACCTGGAGGAGAGAGACAAGTTGAACTTATGAGGCTGTCAGTTCCCAAAAAACACCGGGGGAAGGGAATTGCTAAGGCCTTGTGCAGGACAGTCATTGACTATGCCCGGAGGAGAGGCTGTGAGGCGGTGGTCTTGGAAACCTCATACCCTCAAGTTGATGCCCGGAAGATGTATGAGAAGATGGGTTTTAGGAGAACGAGAACTGCCTATGCCCCCGGTCTGATAACCAAAATCCTTGCCTTCAAAATATTGTTCTACCAGTACAACCTCCATAGGTGA
- the LOC130297101 gene encoding probable N-acetyltransferase CML5 isoform X4, whose product MYQIRLYKDSDYERVREIFALGLIEHTGKAFHFSLRLPRVWTFLLLTFFLLFYITGSFLMSSLGVVIDIGLLYLIHWGIYWFYVSHSLSDDMLDIQKYYLQRDGYCFWVAESSGEVAGMVAAVPPHQPGGERQVELMRLSVPKKHRGKGIAKALCRTVIDYARRRGCEAVVLETSYPQVDARKMYEKMGFRRTRTAYAPGLITKILAFKILFYQYNLHR is encoded by the coding sequence ATGTACCAGATCAGGCTCTACAAGGACTCTGACTATGAGAGGGTTCGAGAGATCTTCGCCCTTGGTTTAATAGAACATACCGGAAAAGCTTTCCATTTCTCCCTCCGTCTCCCACGAGTCTGGACATTTCTCCTGTTGACGTTCTTTCTTCTCTTCTATATCACTGGGTCATTCCTGATGTCCTCTCTCGGTGTGGTCATTGATATAGGGCTCTTGTATCTGATCCATTGGGGCATCTACTGGTTCTACGTCTCACACTCTCTATCCGACGACATGTTGGATATTCAGAAATATTATCTCCAGCGGGACGGTTACTGCTTTTGGGTGGCAGAGTCATCAGGAGAGGTGGCAGGGATGGTAGCTGCTGTCCCACCACATCAACCTGGAGGAGAGAGACAAGTTGAACTTATGAGGCTGTCAGTTCCCAAAAAACACCGGGGGAAGGGAATTGCTAAGGCCTTGTGCAGGACAGTCATTGACTATGCCCGGAGGAGAGGCTGTGAGGCGGTGGTCTTGGAAACCTCATACCCTCAAGTTGATGCCCGGAAGATGTATGAGAAGATGGGTTTTAGGAGAACGAGAACTGCCTATGCCCCCGGTCTGATAACCAAAATCCTTGCCTTCAAAATATTGTTCTACCAGTACAACCTCCATAGGTGA
- the LOC130297101 gene encoding probable N-acetyltransferase CML5 isoform X1: MFLGAKSKMEETPANTGTTYGGIRENMYQIRLYKDSDYERVREIFALGLIEHTGKAFHFSLRLPRVWTFLLLTFFLLFYITGSFLMSSLGVVIDIGLLYLIHWGIYWFYVSHSLSDDMLDIQKYYLQRDGYCFWVAESSGEVAGMVAAVPPHQPGGERQVELMRLSVPKKHRGKGIAKALCRTVIDYARRRGCEAVVLETSYPQVDARKMYEKMGFRRTRTAYAPGLITKILAFKILFYQYNLHR; encoded by the exons ATGTTCCTTGGAGCGAAAAGTAAAATGGAGGAAACCCCTGCAAACACAGGGACAACGTATGGCGGTATCAGG GAAAACATGTACCAGATCAGGCTCTACAAGGACTCTGACTATGAGAGGGTTCGAGAGATCTTCGCCCTTGGTTTAATAGAACATACCGGAAAAGCTTTCCATTTCTCCCTCCGTCTCCCACGAGTCTGGACATTTCTCCTGTTGACGTTCTTTCTTCTCTTCTATATCACTGGGTCATTCCTGATGTCCTCTCTCGGTGTGGTCATTGATATAGGGCTCTTGTATCTGATCCATTGGGGCATCTACTGGTTCTACGTCTCACACTCTCTATCCGACGACATGTTGGATATTCAGAAATATTATCTCCAGCGGGACGGTTACTGCTTTTGGGTGGCAGAGTCATCAGGAGAGGTGGCAGGGATGGTAGCTGCTGTCCCACCACATCAACCTGGAGGAGAGAGACAAGTTGAACTTATGAGGCTGTCAGTTCCCAAAAAACACCGGGGGAAGGGAATTGCTAAGGCCTTGTGCAGGACAGTCATTGACTATGCCCGGAGGAGAGGCTGTGAGGCGGTGGTCTTGGAAACCTCATACCCTCAAGTTGATGCCCGGAAGATGTATGAGAAGATGGGTTTTAGGAGAACGAGAACTGCCTATGCCCCCGGTCTGATAACCAAAATCCTTGCCTTCAAAATATTGTTCTACCAGTACAACCTCCATAGGTGA
- the LOC130297101 gene encoding probable N-acetyltransferase CML5 isoform X3, whose translation MENMYQIRLYKDSDYERVREIFALGLIEHTGKAFHFSLRLPRVWTFLLLTFFLLFYITGSFLMSSLGVVIDIGLLYLIHWGIYWFYVSHSLSDDMLDIQKYYLQRDGYCFWVAESSGEVAGMVAAVPPHQPGGERQVELMRLSVPKKHRGKGIAKALCRTVIDYARRRGCEAVVLETSYPQVDARKMYEKMGFRRTRTAYAPGLITKILAFKILFYQYNLHR comes from the exons ATG GAAAACATGTACCAGATCAGGCTCTACAAGGACTCTGACTATGAGAGGGTTCGAGAGATCTTCGCCCTTGGTTTAATAGAACATACCGGAAAAGCTTTCCATTTCTCCCTCCGTCTCCCACGAGTCTGGACATTTCTCCTGTTGACGTTCTTTCTTCTCTTCTATATCACTGGGTCATTCCTGATGTCCTCTCTCGGTGTGGTCATTGATATAGGGCTCTTGTATCTGATCCATTGGGGCATCTACTGGTTCTACGTCTCACACTCTCTATCCGACGACATGTTGGATATTCAGAAATATTATCTCCAGCGGGACGGTTACTGCTTTTGGGTGGCAGAGTCATCAGGAGAGGTGGCAGGGATGGTAGCTGCTGTCCCACCACATCAACCTGGAGGAGAGAGACAAGTTGAACTTATGAGGCTGTCAGTTCCCAAAAAACACCGGGGGAAGGGAATTGCTAAGGCCTTGTGCAGGACAGTCATTGACTATGCCCGGAGGAGAGGCTGTGAGGCGGTGGTCTTGGAAACCTCATACCCTCAAGTTGATGCCCGGAAGATGTATGAGAAGATGGGTTTTAGGAGAACGAGAACTGCCTATGCCCCCGGTCTGATAACCAAAATCCTTGCCTTCAAAATATTGTTCTACCAGTACAACCTCCATAGGTGA
- the LOC130297386 gene encoding N-acetyltransferase 8-like: MSDYFIRLYKDSDYRDARDLFACGIIEHKDKAFHHAIRLPHIWLPALAVLTLPALNLLSLTVSILTVSIGLVTVWFCARHMYTSYVDYTLSDDMLDIGKYYLQRDGYSFWVAESTSGEVMGTIAALPSSDPGGEKHLELRRLSVAKHHRGKGIAKALYRTLIDFARKRSCDAVVLTTTLSQKTAWKMYEKLGFRQTRTFNPPGLLGKVLDFRILVYRYDIPSQE, translated from the coding sequence ATGTCTGACTACTTTATCCGTCTCTACAAGGACTCTGACTACCGTGATGCCAGGGACCTGTTTGCCTGCGGAATTATAGAGCACAAAGACAAAGCCTTCCACCACGCCATACGGCTGCCCCACATCTGGCTCCCAGCATTGGCGGTGTTGACCCTTCCTGCACTAAACCTTTTGTCTCTCACAGTTTCCATTCTTACAGTTTCTATAGGTTTAGTCACTGTATGGTTTTGTGCCCGTCACATGTACACGTCCTACGTAGATTACACCCTCTCCGATGACATGTTGGACATTGGTAAATATTACCTGCAGCGGGACGGCTACAGCTTCTGGGTGGCGGAGTCAACAAGCGGTGAAGTCATGGGCACGATCGCTGCTCTGCCTTCTTCTGACCCCGGAGGAGAAAAACATCTGGAACTGAGACGACTATCGGTGGCCAAACATCACAGAGGAAAAGGGATCGCCAAAGCTTTATACAGGACGCTCATTGACTTTGCCCGAAAGAGAAGCTGTGACGCCGTGGTCCTGACCACCACATTATCACAAAAGACTGCTTGGAAGATGTACGAGAAGCTCGGCTTCAGGCAGACACGCACCTTTAACCCTCCAGGTCTCCTTGGTAAAGTCCTGGACTTCAGGATCCTGGTCTATAGATATGATATCCCATCCCAGGAGTAG